In Scophthalmus maximus strain ysfricsl-2021 chromosome 5, ASM2237912v1, whole genome shotgun sequence, the sequence CTTTTGGTTTGgggttttctttctgtcacataTCCAGCATCCGGATTTTAATCTGTGGTGTTGATGTCCTGTGAGACACTCTCATCGCCAgtccttttttaaactttttgtttttgggacGAAGAAATTCAGGTGAGGTGGTACTTTGTGCGTTTGCGCGCGCTTATTCACTGGGGCAATAACCGGTGCCGATGTTTTtcgtgttgttttttgttgtttcttctccGCAGCAGTCGCCAGACACTCGCAGTGTCTTCGCCGACGTCTGTTCATACGCCGCGTGTGGTGCAGTTTACGCAGCGGTCCGCGTTCGGCGCCGGCATGGAGAGCAGCGTGGTGCGCATCTACAAGGAGGACCGGTGTCCCGGGGCCCGGGCGGAGGAGTGCGTCCCGAGCGTCACCTGGCAGCCCGGCTCGCCGGACCCCTTCAACTACACGCCCAACGGCACATGGGACGCCGAGCCCGAGCCCATGTCGCCCATCATCCCCATCATCGTCGCGGTGTACTCCGCGGTGTTTGTGGTGGGGCTGGTGGGCAACTGTCTGGTGATGTATGTCATCATCCGGTGAGTTGTCAGCTTTTGGAATCATTTTTTCTTCCGTTATTGTAGATCTGCAATTACCCTGAGCTTATTTCACTTCGCCAGTGACGACAATGCCCTTTCGTGGCCATGGGATTGTAAATGAATCCTCTCCATTATGTTCCATTTCACTTGAGGTTCTCTCATAAAGGTTGTGTTGAATAAGCCTTGATTTATGTCATGATAAAGCTTTGAAtttggcgagagagagagagagagagaggatggaagaggaaaatgaacaTGGGATAATGTCCTTCCTTTTGTCCCATTCATGTGTATATTCagcatctgtttattttcaaaaataaaaaaataaaacctgatgTCCTCCCCACTACAGATACACCAAAATGAAAACGGCCACCAACATCTACATCTTCAACCTGGCCGTGGCGGACGCCCTGGTCACGACCACCATGCCCTTCCAGAGCACCGACTACCTGCTCAGCTCCTGGCCGTTCGGCGAGGTGGCGTGCAAGGTCTTCATCTCCATCGACTACTACAACATGTTCACCAGCATCTTCACCCTGACCATGATGAGCGTGGACCGCTACGTGGCCGTGTGCCACCCGGTCAAGGCCCTGGACTTCCGCACGCCCGTCAAGGCCAAGATCATCAACGTGATCATCTGGATGCTGTCGTCCGCCGCCGGCATCCCTGCCATGATACTCGGCAGCACTAAGACCAATAACGGTACCGTGGCCTTGCGTATGCATTCACACTGATGTACATCGGTTTGACTCGACCTCTGATGTTTAGCAGGGATCTTTTGACTCATATTTATCTGGTTAATTCCATGTCTGTGTCTCCTATAGACACATACTATCAGCTGCAAAGGGATTCTTATAAGCAGTTTCAAACCTGAAGCACCAACCGCCTTCCAACATACACGTGGAGAATTATATCAATTAGCTGCAGTAAGCATCCTTCAAGCTCCATGAAGGGGATACGATCGGCTCGATGAGAGCCTGGATTACAGCTACTTCACTAGATGAAGCTATGACGACATAATGAGTCTTCCCTGACTAAAAATAGAGCTCAAAagatctatttttctttctttcagcaaCAGCTTAATAACAATTAGCCTCTATTCAATAATGCACAGTGCACTTTACCCGGAGCGCTTAGACTCGCGGATGAATCGGAGTCTGCCCTTCACCTCCCTCTAATGACGACTTCACTGCACCACGGGATCCggcttttaaatgtttgtgtcagaTTCTGTTTCTCTGCATGTCGGTGTCAGTCGGTTCATCCGACACTTTTATTtggttcagactgaaatattttaacaactACTGGGTGTATCTCCGTGAAGTTTAGCACAGATATTCATGTGTTCCCGGTCAAAGAATCTTACTGACTTCGGTGATGCCCCGACTTTTCCAACGTGAGGTTAGCTTTTATTGTGGTTTCTAGTAAATATGTCTCCGAAACTACTTGTTGGGTGTCCTTGGAATTTATTTCAGACATTCATCGTTCATGTCCCTCTGAGGATGAATTGTAATGTCTTTAAGGATCTTTCCATCTCGTGCCATCTTCGGTTAAAAATAGTTATTTACCTAAAACTTTGATTCATGACACCACCATTAAAGAAATATCCAAAAAGTATGAGTACAGTGGATTACATGAAATAGTCAAAGTTCAATGAaatatgatggaaaaaaaaacattgtcaaaatgGAACATTTACGTAGGATAATGTTAATAAAAGGAATCTCAagttttatgatttttaaaagattaaaactTCAAAAACATTACCATGATAGCATTATTATAGTGGGCATAATTATCTGCTGACATCAGCATTTAGCATTTCAGCAGAGTGTTCATCTTCTTGTTTTCTCCTTCATAAGAAATGACCCCATCTCTGTTTTTGACCGGTCAAATCtctttaactctctctctctaacaggAACCACAGAGTGTGCCCTACAGTTCCCTGAGCCCTACATCTACTGGGACACGATGATGAAGATCTGCGTCTTCATCTTCGCCTTTGTGGCacccgtcatcatcatcactgtgtgcTACACGCTGATGGTCATGCGGCTGAAGAGCGTGCGCCTCCTGTCGGGCTCGCGCGAGAAGGACCGCAACCTCCGCCGGATCACGCgcctggtgctggtggtggtcgCGGTCTTCGTGGTGTGCTGGACGCCCATCCACATCTTCATCCTGGTCAAGGCGCTGTCGGGCAACGTGCCCGAGACCACCGCCGTCATGGCGGCGTACTTCTTCTGCGTGGCGCTGGGCTACACCAACAGCAGCCTCAACCCCATCCTCTATGCCTTCCTGGACGAGAACTTCAAGAGGTGCTTCAGGGACTTTTGCTGCCCCGGTGCCCAAGGACACAGGGGCGGCCAGGGGGTGAGCCGGGTGAGGAGCACCCTGCGAGACCACTCATGTCCCACAGAAGCTCAGGGAGGTATGAGGCAGGCCAGGCCAGTATGACTAGCCATGGAGACGTCCTCTACACACTATCAGGGCTGGGAGGACTCCAATGACCTAGGTTTGACTCAGATCACCACGGCCATCTAACAGATGGctaatcattatttattcatccaaaTGGTTGGCAAGAGAATTCAAAGACATATTCACGCCAAGGACAATCTTgtgatattctgtatttttctcattgtcAACAAAATCCCATGAAAAGTCCAAAACCAATGAGGAAATTGATTCTACGAACAAGTGTTGTCTGTGTATCCAAAGCCTGACATGATTAATTCCTCCACTGTTGTTCCACATTATCCCCTCATTACAATAAACATGGGGACATTGAGTTTAGCCGTGTTCCAATGTAATGGCCGCATCCTTCAAAGGACGCAGTCTACATCCAACGAAGACCCTCCACCCCCGCCTTTGTTGGCCGCGTAGACCACAAAGGCCGATCCGAAATGAAGCGGTCAGGTCTGTGGCGGATTCCCTATTTTCCGTCACCAGTCGGTTTTCGCCCGTACGgctgtcgcctagcaacggAGCTGCAGTTGCCCACATTATGAAAAAGTTTGTCAATGGATCCTGGGATCCACGTGTTGGATCCTTTGTTGCTCTGCTGATGGAAGGATGCATTTGtcattcaaaaaatattttttgattattgctaatttttgtaataattttttGTAGGAACCAGTTGGCTTGAGGGGGAGTGCCACAGACAGGGCAGGGGTATAGGAAAGTATTTAGAGAAGTACTAGGACaaggttttggtctttttaataataaagttgAGATCGAAAGCAAATGAGACAGTGATTGCCAGAAACCTCTGGAATCACACCCCAGTTCGATCTTAAACcattgtacagtatttatatttatagctgAAATCTAAAACTTGTTgtattaaaaaactgaaatccaaTTAAAAGCATTTGAAGCGTTCTCacatctaattaaaaaaaaagatcaagtgGTGTTTTGTGCaaagaatgaaaaggagaaattgtCCCTGATTTGTATGTATTTCATTTGTCAGGAACAACCTGTATCATGAGCATTATTCCACACTTATTGTCTTTTATGTGAATTGTAGTTTGGTGCTTAGCTGTACTGTAATTTCCGTAACCTTTTTCTTTGAAGAGTCTCATTTGGCAGTAAACCCATTTAGGATATTTAATAACCTCTCAGGGATCAATCTCCGTAATTCACCACAAACAGAGACCGATtcaacgtttttcttttcctttttctccttgaCAAGATGCTCGTCGTGGCTTTCGAAACATATGCGTCCCCTGTTTCTTCACAGCTGAATTTTGCGCTTTGAGAATCTATTATTACACCTGACACTGCTCCACACCTTTGGACATTTCCCGCTGTGACAACTACGTCAAACCTAGGAGATGTCAAGTATATCGCACATAGTATGTTCTCCACTGTCTGAAACAATAAGTACATGTGGAAaggttttcagatttttcagattttctctcagtaaaatcctttttttcttcttctattttttgtGTATAATGTACTGACAACGTGAAATGTGATAATGAGTAGTTCATTTTGATAGAAGCGTGTGGGCTAGCCTTTGTTATAACTAATGATCAGTTGGTGTATCCAGATGAGGAACATTTTCCGTTGTATACATTGAATTTATGTAATTTCACGTGCCATCGTTTGTTGCGCTGCATTTCACATCTTTGTCattgtgtaaaatgtaatttcatttaatgtcTTGGTTTGCCTGCATTATTGTAGCTTTTGTAGGAGTCATCGAATTAACcatatttaatcaaatcaaagtctTTTGAGGATTTTGAACTAACCATACAAATATTACCCGCCTAAATCTGATAAAGATGTAGTCATAGCAGACGTGTGTTTGTGGCTTGTTTTGTGTGCCTTATTGTAGAATTATCTGACCCTTATTGGTCTCGCAGTGGACGTGCTTAGTTACAGTGTGCTTCTTAATTATTCCTCTCATAACTAATAAGAAAGGATTTCATTCTTTGCCGCATAAACACATGATCCGCTGAAttcagtgtgctgctgctgtgtgaactCTCTGTATCTGTTATATactgtgtttatattttgcTGAATCTTTTAGCTATGAATGTCAGAACATGCCACGCACTGTACATGCGCAACTAAGTCAAAATAAAGCTACTGATCACAATAAACCACTAAAAAGAACATGTGAGACTGATTCTTTTAATGAAACTGTTGTACAAGAAGAGTTTCTACTCATATGATATTCATGTCGGgcggaaaaagggaaaaaatatgaatctgcaTCACAAATTGACCATGAGATTATTTATTtcgattttttcttcttcaatttaTACAAACGCTATTCAACTCAGACACACAgtcgctgttgccatggtgagcGCACCAATTGTGGCGCGTTTTGTGTTGTGGCCTTGCAGCACAATTTGCAGTGACTGCACACGCAGCATGAGGGTAAGCTGCTGTCGCTGTGCCTCTCTGAGTTTAGGATTTATCAATTCTatgatcaggtgtgtgtgtctacaaCATGTTGACGGTGGGGACACAGTGTGCAGTGGAGGAGCAGTTCGCCCTGGACCTTACTGGACCCATGCCAATCACgttgaaacacagacagataaagGATGGGGAAAGGAAAAATACTCATTGTTTGTTAAAATAACTAAGTTTAACTGTAAGTTAATGTTGACATGACAAAGAGTTCAGGAGGGCGACACCAGCAAAACCTCAGTTCTGTGGTTGGTTGACGCTGGACAACTAAGTGTGTTTCCCATTTGTACAGTGGCcatgaagtgcaaatcacaaaaccCAACAGCAaataggaaaacacaacaacaccctCATCCCTAATGGTAGCTGCTCCCTTCTTTTGGGATAACTAAGAGGAAATCTAAATCAGCCAGCCTTTGTCAACACTGATGAATCCATCAGattactgggttttttttttgttgttctgctcTCTGTTAAAGATTCATGTGTATTAAAAAGCCATCAGGAAATAACCAGTCAAACAAGGCTCTTAATATGCTTCATTGTTCAAAAGAAAAGACGTCACAAGCACACGCTACAAATACCAGTACAGCTGGGAAACTGCATGACAATGTGCTGTTAATGGCAAGAAAAGATATGGCCAAAGGaacgaagaaaaagaaaatctaaatcaagTGAAAATTAGGCACCTATATATAACTAATGGACATAATGTAGCCATACATAAGTTAACTactttgtgaagctgtaaaCAAGGAAAGAATTATGGAAGAAAACAAGTATTGCCATAATACATCATATATGGGCAATGTGACATGATACTTCATTAAAAAGCAGTAGGTGGTACTGTACacatataaatgtgtatttgtagTACATGGCCTGCTTGTAATAACATTCATAGAGTTTCAATATAATGTGACTTGCAGGCGCTTTGGATGTTTCAGTAATACAGGgttataattattatgttttatatgacatgattgattgattaactGTCCATCCTGTGGTCAGATTGCATGTGGGAATAAATCAGATAATATGTCAACATTGTcagataatattaataatataatatgtctTCGTGGAGAGTCAGATATCGTCCTAGTTCatgcctgtgtgtctgcagcggAGCTGATGGACGATGTGGACTGCGGACAATGGCCTTTCAATACAGCTTGCAGTTCCTCTGCCCGCCACGCGGGGGAGGGCAGAAGCCTAAACCCCTCATTGGCCGCAACTATTCACGCCAACCAATGGGATCCGTTTGCGTCCGGACCGTTACTTCCGGGTGTCCCCCTATGAAGAAATCCTTTGACGTTTGACGCTTTTTTTGGTGCTTTCTTTCAAAAGGAAGAGGCTCAAAAGTCGAGAGTTGATTAAAAACCACGTTGAGACAATGAACCGAATATTCGGACGCGGGAAACCCAAAGCGCCTCCTCCGAATCTGTCGGACTGTATCGGCAGCGTGAGTACTGACTGGCAGGCTGCGGCgcattgttgtttgttgtttatgtCTTTATATGATGTGACCGAAGACGAGCAGGCGCAGCTGCACGTCCAGCCCGGGCCAGACTCATGTGTTCACCGAGACTTCAGTTTTCTCACAAGCTCTAACTCCTGCTgtttcctacacacacacacacacacacacacacacagagacagaggcagggcattttaacagtgtgtgtgtgtgtgtgtgtgtgtgtgtgtgtgtttgtgttggatctgctgggaaacaggaagtcattACACCAGTGATGATGGAACTGCTccattctcctctctctctctctctctctctctctctctctctctctctcaatttcaattcaattcaattcaaacagcTTTATTGGCATGAAACTTTAAACAACGATGTTGCCAAAGCAAGAGGCTTTATGAACATTTGGAcagaacacaaaaaacagaaatacaaacattaacacaacattaacattgattatattcattatatatacagtataacagtgtgtgtgtgtgtgtgtgtgtgtgtgtgcattgtggcatttaaaaaaacattgcgcatatcttccccccccccccccccccccccccccccctcaggtgGATGCCAGGTCAGAGTCCATAGAGAAGAAGATTGGCAGACTAGACGCTGAGCTCATGAAGTACAAGGATCAGCTGAAGAAGATGAGGGACGGGCCCTCGAAGGTGGGACAGGCGCTCAAGGAGGGGatcacacaaattattttattttttttcaaaacacagcaaacaagaattgtgtttattctctctttttgttttttcaatgcaGAACACGGTGAAACAGAAGGCCATGAGAGTGCTGAAGCAGAAGAGAATGTGAGTCCTTCTTTGTGCAATTATACACAGTGCGTTTACCCTGACcaataactgtatatatatatactgttatatatatatatactgttttaattatttttaatatgatgTTATTAAAAATTTATAACCATATTTTCTGGCTACAGTGTTTGAAAATAGTAGTATTAGGGATTTATTGTGTcccttgttttgtccaaataatatgtttttttcatttttgaagtcaagaaaatgaaattaatcaaTTGCTTATTGGTAATTTCGAAACAGCTAATGAAATGAGTAGCTAATCATTGTAGCTCTACTCAAACATCAGTTCTGATATCAGCCTCAGAAAATGTAGTGTCAGTTGGGCTGTCAACTATAATTaagatttcaaaaatatatatatatatatttatacatatttgtgtgtgtgtattgtcaCATTATATTGTGACATTCAGAACTAACTGAACTATTTCCACACAGGTATGAAGGTCAGAGGGAGCAGCTGGCTCAGCAGTCATTTAACATGGAGCAGGCAAACTACACCATCCAGACACTAaaggacacaaaaacaacagtaagAGCGACGCGCCGTGACATTGACACGGTGCTTTAATTCAGGGTCGGACTGATTAAAACCTGAGATCAAGTCATTGAAAGTTTGAGGTGTCGCACGGATCTTCACTATTCACTCATAAACCTTTCTGACTTCCTGACTGtttcttgatatatatatatatagtccaTAAAttggtctttttaaaaatctattatgaataaatattctattttatttggtgaacaaatgacacatttgtcaCATGACTAATAAAAGGACTACATGGTCAACGTGACGACGGGTTGTATTTTGATGGACACTGGTTTACGCCTCACTGTGCAGAGTCAAAGTTGTTGGACTAAATTATTCCCACTGTGAGTCAACTGAAGTTCTGAATCACgttcaatgttttttgatttgattcctCTCATGCTATATTCTTGGTGGGACTTATAGCCAAGAGGTTCAGTCATGTCAgttaatcaaaattaaatttataCGGTGACTGAGTCTGAGTCAGCTTACTGAACCTCAGTGATCTCCAGATGCAGATCTGACTTGGTGACCATCAGCCTGTGTCTTTACCAGGGAAGCACATTCAGCAGTCAGATACCAGCCAGATGCCCAGTGCAGATAGTCCTTTAACGGCTGCTTGTTACTAACTACACTGtcctttgtctctgttttccaGGTTGAGGCCATGAAGATCGGTGCAAAGGAAATGAAGAGGGCTTACAAGGACGTGAAAATTGATCAGATTGACGTATGTCTGTTAATATGTTCATCACTATACCACTACActattttctaatatttctcAGCAGTCATTCTATTGATGGTTTAAGCAACAAagttatttttcagaaaattgtGTCAGTACGTTTACAGCAGTGAGAGTTTGAatcaccacctttttttttgagatataaaaagacgttttttctgtaatttaaaTATCTAAAACTGCTCGCTTTCATGTGAAACTGCAGATTTCCAAGCTCCTTTGTCTCACTTTAGTCAAATGTAATAATTTTAACATTGAAATAATTAGAATACGGAAGACATCGATAAAACATACATAACACATTCTTACTTCTTATGTTTAAAAGCGGCCTGTTGAGTAAATTTGCCAGTTATTGCTCATTTACTATGTCTGTGCAATGATTATTTGTTCCTGGTGGTGTGAATCAAACATTAAACTCTTTGAACAGTGAGTGAATAAAACCAGACTCTTCCATGACAGCGTAATATCGGTCCGAAGTGTAAGATCAGTATTCCAGTTGGTGAGATATCTGCTACTAAAAGTGATCGCATGTATTTTGGTTCTTCCAGGATTTACAGGACCAACTGGAGGACATGATGGAAGACGCCAACGAGGTACAAGAGGCCCTGAGCCGCAGCTACGGCACTCCAGAGATAGACGAGGATGATCTCGAAGCAGGTTTGCCCGACTGATCTGACACCTTTTAATTGACACCTTCATTTggagaaatttaaaatgaacGGTCACGACATTGGAAGCAGCAGTAGTGTGTTCACCGGTTTCCAGTCACAGTGTAACTGTGGTTTCAGAGCTGGACGCGCTGGGTGATGAGCTTCTGCTGGATGATGACAGCTCTTACCTGGATGAGGCCTCAGCTGCCCCGTCCATCCCAGAGGGAATCCCCAGTGACACCAAGACGAACAAGGTACGAGTCCACGTGTGACTGAAGTCCCGACATTTTCCCGAACCTTTTTCCGGAGGGGCTTTATGAgagaattcaaatgtttgtGAAAGCTTTTGCAGttctggagaatgtccggagcaacatttgcagacatttgcgttctcaaaTACAGCTCTTATGGAAAAtgttcagtgcacgtctgaaagcagctcatgtgGTTGTATAGTAAACgttctgaaatgtgaaaagctgTTGGTACGGTTCGTTCACACGCAGCTCTGATATGTTCCGCCAGAATCTCAGCACTGTTGAACgacaaacaattaaaagaatAGTGAAATGCAAGTGTCTGTTTACGAGGTCTGTCTGCTTGTAGTTTGTAGTTAATTGcgtttttccttctcttgtttCTCAGGACGGTGTTTTGGTGGATGAGTTCGGCCTCCCACAGATTCCTGCCACATAAACACGGGAGTGGACTAAAACAACTGCACTTCTtctgaaaacacttttatatGTAGAGTAACACttatacatgcaaaaaaaacatttgacctgAAAAACACTACGATTTTGAAGCCGTCCTGGACTTGAGTTGTGTGTTGTTACTGCTACTGTGCTAGCATGtggcctttttaaaaacaacgacattattcttcttcttttgccctcttcagcctcctgtcTAACACTTGACCTCTTATCCATCGCCAGTATTACCtattattaatttgttatttatttgttattagttttgtgtgttgtttagaCATTACCAATCTGTTTGAGTTCTCAAAAGTGGAGATGATTCCCTAGCCTGGGACCCATATGAATTTTGGGAGCTCATTGGGAAGTGATTGACCCTGGCAGAAAACATACCGATCCAATCACAaacgattatctgataatgggcggcgtttataccacgacgcgcacggaagcgacttttgtaaacaacgaGGCTGCCGCTGACaaacaagcatttgactaaaagtacccgatatttttacatttcacccacaacaacagcaacagtcgttcacagacattgcaGGATCATCAttacagacatctcctctctgtacgctgtagtctgttgacatgttcacgtcgctcaacagacatcagccacatgattcgtctgcgtccgttggtcacgcctcttggaaattgaaaatgaaccgagaggtcccagactaatacgcatttttagtattagtctgactacgccaggctaggAGATTCCCACTCATCGGTTCCAAAATGTCTTTAGGGttatttgaaaaatgcaaaaataaatgatgtgttttaatgtaaCCTTGAATCGTTGAATTAATTGACTTTTATCTCGTCATTGTTCTTGCTTCGTGGGCTCACATGATACTCACAGACCTTGACATATACACTGAGGGCCaagaaaaatgcataattttgCACTTAATTGGGAGGTGAACTACTATCAACATGTTGTGGTTAATTACCCTGCGCACTGTCATAGCTgggagcagggtattgttttcatccgtgtgtgtgtgtgtgtgtgtttgtgtgtgttaaacgATGCACAAGCATTCACATGGTAAGCAGTCAAATAATTAAGTGCCATGAAAATTGTATTTGAGTTCAGTAAAACATCATTCCTATTAGCAgtaatgtcaaataaataacacaaaatatatatatataaagtgacAAGGTAGTAAGTAGCCAGATAAtttaatgacacaaaaacaaaatcagccaaaccttaaacatgaaaaaaaagtggcaaTCTGCCTGCCAGCACCTCTAAAAATCAAAGattaaaatattacattgaTCTAACCCTTACAAAAATAAGCAAGAGTAGTTCCACAAGGTTTATTGTGTTTGACTACGTGATCACAGGTATTTGTGAAACAGTTCTGATGACGTAAACCTTGTGGCATCAACTTATATACATGATAAAAGTCCGACTCTggtgggactcgaacccacagCCTTTGAATTACAACTCGTTGAGTCGACTAGAAGTCCAATGCGCTATCCATTGCGCCACAGAGCCAGGTCGTTCCTCGTGAAATGCAATACATGCAAAATTGTGAGCCCTATTCTGTCAAGACAAGTTTGTTTTCAACACTTTTGCCGATGACCCACCAAAATAAACTACGTGttaaaaaagtgtatttaacaaaatatatattttaatgaaaatgttttgtttttgtatggtACGATTACTtgtgtgcgtatatatatatgtgtaatttttttttaatgatttgtgtttgaattaaagaaataaaagcacCAGAAAAAAGTGCTTCCGGTGTGCTACCGGAAGTAGCAAGTGCCACCAGCATCAGTTAGCCGCGGCTGTGTGGTCCGTGTTGATGTGATTGCAGGACTCTAGGA encodes:
- the oprk1 gene encoding kappa-type opioid receptor, producing the protein MESSVVRIYKEDRCPGARAEECVPSVTWQPGSPDPFNYTPNGTWDAEPEPMSPIIPIIVAVYSAVFVVGLVGNCLVMYVIIRYTKMKTATNIYIFNLAVADALVTTTMPFQSTDYLLSSWPFGEVACKVFISIDYYNMFTSIFTLTMMSVDRYVAVCHPVKALDFRTPVKAKIINVIIWMLSSAAGIPAMILGSTKTNNGTTECALQFPEPYIYWDTMMKICVFIFAFVAPVIIITVCYTLMVMRLKSVRLLSGSREKDRNLRRITRLVLVVVAVFVVCWTPIHIFILVKALSGNVPETTAVMAAYFFCVALGYTNSSLNPILYAFLDENFKRCFRDFCCPGAQGHRGGQGVSRVRSTLRDHSCPTEAQGGMRQARPV
- the chmp5a gene encoding charged multivesicular body protein 5 yields the protein MNRIFGRGKPKAPPPNLSDCIGSVDARSESIEKKIGRLDAELMKYKDQLKKMRDGPSKNTVKQKAMRVLKQKRMYEGQREQLAQQSFNMEQANYTIQTLKDTKTTVEAMKIGAKEMKRAYKDVKIDQIDDLQDQLEDMMEDANEVQEALSRSYGTPEIDEDDLEAELDALGDELLLDDDSSYLDEASAAPSIPEGIPSDTKTNKDGVLVDEFGLPQIPAT